The stretch of DNA GTTTGGTTTCCAAGAAGTTGGTCACGTAAGgtctacatctctctctctctctctctctctctctctctctaatttgcACGCAAAACATGCATGCACAagaacttctctctctctcatacttgCGTGCAAACCATGCATATGCACACTAGCTAAGAAGAATTTGTGTACACGTGATCATTCTATGTTCAATTTTCTTTCACATTACCAACCGTATCTAGAGCAAATATTGGCTAAATATTGTCTAAgcatttgatggttgatattcgaaGTTCTAAGTTcgtaatttaattattttatatttctaaatagcTAAGCtcaattttgcaaaataaatgaagcagatagcaaACTACAtacatttctcttttttttcttttttctttcggAGTTTATGTGAGCTCAGTTTTGATAAAAGATGCACTAATTAATAATAGCTAAGGGAATTGACAATTCGAAGTAGTTATAAGATTTCaaccttctatatatatatatatataaaagttgagctaatggcagaaaatttataagtaccaAGTATTTAGTGCTTTTATAAGCACTATAacagaactctctctctctctctctctctctctctctctctctatatatatatatatatatatatatatatatatatatatatatatatagaaggttCGAAATTTAGATCCTCGGAATAATTTACGTACCTGTTTTGAACCCGAAGGATACGCAGTCTCAGTTGAAACCTACGTACGAGTCCTAAATTCCACACCCAACATTTTAGTATTGGATTCGTGACTCGGACCCGCACCCCCAAATTCCTCCACGCCTTTTGTGACAGCAACTCTCTCTCATTCCCTGTAGTTTTCAAAGTTGCTCGTCATTTCATGCACAGCGCAACAAAAGCAATATTTCTCCGCGAAGCACTTTTTCCAGTTGCCCCGGTGCATGCGCAGTAGAAACTAATTAATGGGTCtcattcactacaacaaaaacggtctatagcgacacttttaaatataggtatatgtcaaaaaagtgctgctagctaaaattaccgacacttttaaaaagtgttgctatatgtggggtcgctaggtatatagtgacagttaaagagtgtcgctataacctaaaagagtgctgctaatttaccaacacttatttaagcatttagcaacctccgaaactctatctcgttggctgcgatggcggaggaggacgacaggaaaggcttttcgtctagaatttcagtggattgagtgaagagagaagaaaagatggtaattgatttttcttttttttttctattctgttCGTAATCAGGCCAAATGGattgggtgtggtgggttgagtagagtaatcttttatttttggttggattggNagaaattgtagggttaggatgatattagtctcttagggttgagtggtcccttaaggttgagtggtcgccactgggttataatatttaatccaactgttagaaattatgaaagaagttgatccaaaggctaaaaacttgatagtaaaaagagtattttgctatcaatagtattccagcccaattctatatatatatatatatatatatatatatatatgctatagTTGAAACTCTGCTTTTTGAAATTTGTACAagtcctttaaaattttaatattaaaataaatgatagaGCTAGTACGAAAAGGTTAGTGGTCAATCCAGATTATCTTAttctaaaacaaaagaaaaaaaaacatacaccAAAGCATAGGAGAGACTCATTAGTTCTACAACacacatgaaaaaaaaagacaaaaaaaccAACCTGTATACATAAACTAGTGGAgacccgcgcttcgctgcggaAGATTTacgtattttttaaaatattttgatcaaactaatatatttttatacttacgttgttaacatttatttttaaaaatttgagcttatttttttaatttttaaatttaatcttaattttttaactttaaaaaattaaagagagaaaaagaaaaaaaattttatttaaatagaggaaaaaaaataatttgaaaagtgAAGAGAgcataaaaagggaaaaaaaacaaaaagagcaGTGTCCCCCACGCCGCGCTGCGCCCCGCACTCCAGCGTGTCCGCGCCACACCGCGGGCCGCCCCACGCtcctgtaatttttttattccataaattaagagaaaataataaaagaaagaaaaaaaaataaaaaaagattaattttacattaaaaaaatgaattattgGCTAAAACttggggagagagaggagagatatAGAGAtgggttgagagagagaaagagaggtatTTTAAAgttgttttagagagagattggggaagatattgagagagagaatctattttagagagagagagatttggggagatattgagagagagaggatttgttttagagagagattgggggagatagagagagagaggatctgttttagagagagattgggagagatattgagagagagaggagcagaGATAGAGAGGGGGCCAGTCAATTTAGGAGAGAGAAACGCtgggcgagagagagagggttaaatagtgtaagataatataaaaataatttataataaaaatttgggtAAATTATATTGTTATCTCTGAGCTTTTGACGAATTTTATTTAACCATcagactcctaaaatagacatttaacattcttaactttaatattttattcgtttTAACTCTAATATTTAATTCGTTTTAGTCCTTCTGTCAGTtttcggttaacggagcttgacggaaaatcGACGGAAGGGATaatatgaacgaaatattagagttcagggggttagatgtccattttaaaagtttaagaagCAAAATGAAATTTCGCCAAAAATTCAAGAGGTAACAATACAATctacactctatatatatatatatatatatatatatagtatatattatatatatatacaaaaagaaaaaaaacgcgGGCACGGCGCGAGCAGGCTGCGGCGCGCGGCGTCCAAGCTGGGCGAGGGCGATCCGATGTGGGAGGGAgctgcgtttttttttttttttccctctctctttttttgttttataaataaattatatataatatatatatatataatatatatatataattatatataataataaaaaaaaaagagagagggaaaagaaaaaaccgCTGCcgccttttatatatatatatatatatatataatatatatatatataacaaagaaaaaaaagagagagaggaaaaaaaaaaaaaaaacgttgcTCCTCCCACATCGGATCGCGCTCGTGCGGTCGGACCGCTCGGCCGCTCGCCGCGCGCCTGCTCGCGCCATGCCCGTGACCCGCGCCGCGCCCGAACGCGCACCTGCGACCCGCGCCGCGCCCGCAGGTGGGGGGTGTtggggagagagagggtgggGGGAGGCTGGGGGTGGGGAGAgggaaagagggggagagagaaagagagagtgtgaaagAGAGGTCTCTCCCtctggtctctctctctcccacgcGTAGGCCccacgcctctctctctctctctttctctcttcctctccttctctcgaGCGCAGAGAAGTGGCCACGTGGAATAGGAACCCCTGAGTCCGCCACGTGGCTCTTTTGTTCTCTCAAATTAGCTATTGTATAATGGTTAGCATGCTAGAAGACAAGTTTGTAATAACTCTAGGGTAAATTAGACTTTTTGGTTATCAAATTATTAAGAGCGTgacattttagtttttaaactttaatttataataatttttacttaaatttgtaaattattataatcaaatccTTCAagtcaatttagttgactaaacgTTAACACACTATTAATGTAGAATGATTAAGATGTCACGTCAATTTTACAGTAGCAATACGGTCGATATttattaatcaattaaattactCAAagcaatttatactaaaaactCTATGTTGATTTGATTGAAATaataagtttatttatttatttatgttgtgGTTGATTTACAAGGGCAATTGAATCAACGGTGGGGGGATTTCCAAGGCCGTTGATCGATCTAAGCGAGAAAAATTTTGCGCGGTTGATGGATGAAGCATTTGGGTTTCATCTAAACCCCCCATTCAACCCCTACGTCAACACGCTCAATTACTTACTTGCATGCTATTTTTTGCCCTACTTGGGCCTCACCGGCTACGTGGGCACCAACCCAAGCATCGACGGCTACGATTCAAAGAAGGTACCTAAGTATATacccaatttatttatttattaatgcaatattattattgtataaatatatatatccacaaAGTTGGATGTTGTATATTTatctttgtaaaattttaaattgtattatTATGTATATCTGTAAACTTAAAAATCTTTACAAATTGTTTCTGAAATAGTTAAAATTAACTCACCATATTTTAGTATAATAACTATTTTGTCCTACGGTGATTAGCAATGGAGACTAAAAAAATTCCCGAGGGATGTAAATTTTTAAGTGAAAGGATTAGAAAACTATATCAGAATAATGCAATATTGCAATgttctataaatatttttaatataaggaGATCTCTGATATAAAAGTTCATTAAATTTTGGTACTTACTGTGCCTAATAGGTACTTCGAATTCAGAGTACAAAACTTCTGCATATACACTATTATAAGTTATGCATGCAACACTTACAAAATGCATGGCAGAAAGCTAAGCTGGCAGTTTCTTTGCAGCTCCTGGCAGGGCTGCTGGCCGTTGAAGCCGGGCAGGATGCGGTGATCCGCACGCTGCTCTACGAGCGGATGGACGAGATCGTCCCGCCGTACAAGAACCTCACGGTGGCGGACTTCACGAACCGCATCTCCGCCCTGCGAAACAGTCTCGGAATGTGCGGCATCAAGGACGAGGGGCTTCTCGTGCCGCGGGAGCTCGGGGCGGAGATGCGGATCAGCACCAACATCATCTCCGCCGACGTCAACTCCCTCGGCTACCGCCGGACCCCTCAGGAGATCCTCAGGGTTCTGTACGGCACAGGGAACGAGCACGTTCCCGGCGGTTTCCTGCCGAAAGGCGGGAACGGAAAAGTTGCCCGGCAGTATCTCCAGTTTCCGAACTCGCATTAGGCAGAAAGGACAGTAAACTCGGGCCTCATCTAATGTTGTTAGTTTCTAAATAATGGGTGAAATTTGTTTCTAAAATTGCAATATCTACTATCTAATGTTGTTTGCTTCTAAATAATGGGTGAAATTTGTTTCTAAATAATGCGCAGATCAACCATCTCAGGTgcgattgagagagagagtattgtaaaaacacacacaaacaaaCTTAAGAAGCTCTTGTATGTTAGCTACAGCGATGATTCATGTATTGTACTAATCATCATGTGATCCTTGCCAAATCTTCATAGTCCCATCTTAATTTTGAAACAAGTGTaaatcaaagcaaaaaaaaaaaaaaaaaaaaaaaaaaaaaaaaaaaaaaaaaaaaaaaaaaaaaaaaaaaaaaaaaaaaaaaaaaaaaaaaaaaaaaaaaaaaaaaaaaaaaaaaaaaaaaaaaaaaaaaaaaaaaaaaaaaaaaaaaaaaaaaaaaaaaaaaaaaaaaaaaaaaaaaaaaaaaaaaaaaaaaaaaaaaaaaaaaaaaaaaaaaaaaaaaaaaaaaaaaaaaaaaaaaaaaaaaaaaaaaaaaaaaaaaaaaaaaaaaaaaaaaaaaaaaaaaaaaaaaaaaaaaaaaaaaaaaaaaaaaaaaaaaaaaaaaaaaaaaaaaaaaaaaaaaaaaaaaaaaaaaaaaaaaaaaaaaaaaaaaaaaaaaaaaaaaaaaaaaaaaaaaaaaaaaaaaaaaaaaaaaaaaaaaaaaaaaaaaaaaaaaaaaaaaaaaaaaaaaaaaaaaaaaaaaaaaaaaaaaaaaaaaaaaaaaaactgtgtaAATCAAGAACTACTATTCGTCACAGTTTCAAGtgcatataaaatttcaacaaatgATAACAGTTTTCAGAAGTACATTGACAATTCCTTAATGAATAACTCAATCAGTAAGATGAGTTAAGAAAGATGATGTTCATCTTGATGGTAAGAAAATTATTCATATTCCAATGAAAAACACACTCAAAATTTGATTGTGAAAagatcataaattttaaaaattgacatcatattatgataatttctatcataaaaaata from Ananas comosus cultivar F153 linkage group 18, ASM154086v1, whole genome shotgun sequence encodes:
- the LOC109723727 gene encoding desiccation-related protein PCC13-62-like, coding for MAPTTLSLLLLLLLLVSSSMAMQYDGDGARCAPTPPHIPVAVFPYDIDQLQFPLNLEFTESEFFLHGSLGIGLDQVAPQLALGGPPPIGAQKASLDDTTRRIIEEFGFQEVGHVRAIESTVGGFPRPLIDLSEKNFARLMDEAFGFHLNPPFNPYVNTLNYLLACYFLPYLGLTGYVGTNPSIDGYDSKKLLAGLLAVEAGQDAVIRTLLYERMDEIVPPYKNLTVADFTNRISALRNSLGMCGIKDEGLLVPRELGAEMRISTNIISADVNSLGYRRTPQEILRVLYGTGNEHVPGGFLPKGGNGKVARQYLQFPNSH